In Verrucomicrobiota bacterium, the following proteins share a genomic window:
- the asnS gene encoding asparagine--tRNA ligase, whose amino-acid sequence MERTLIKHALVSDGPLDSILIKAWVRTRRDAKSFSFLEVNDGSSLKNLQVIVDATLPDYQFIEKATTGSSVSIIGKLVQSQGKGQSWEVTAEQLEVIGEAGEDYPLQKKGHSLEFLRENAHLRSRTNLFGSVFRVRSRVAYAIHQFFQEKDFVYIHTPIITASDCEGAGELFRVSTLDFKSPPQKEGEVDFSEDFFGRPTYLTVSGQLEAEVFATALSNIYTFGPTFRAENSNTSRHANEFWMIEPEVAFCDLEGDMDLAEAFVKFLISDTLEHCSAELEFFNSFVDKGLLERLKIITDRPFVRISYTDAVTLLTESGKQFEYPVKYGANLQSEHERYLTEVHFQCPVTVYDYPKEIKPFYMRVNDDGKTVAAMDVLVPGIGEIVGGSQREERLEILDANFEAHHISKEDYWWYRDLRRYGSVPHSGFGLGFERMLMLVTGVANIRDVIPFARTPGNAEF is encoded by the coding sequence ATGGAACGAACCCTTATCAAACATGCGCTAGTCAGTGACGGCCCCTTGGATTCAATCCTTATTAAAGCCTGGGTGCGCACACGCAGAGATGCAAAAAGCTTTTCGTTCCTGGAAGTGAACGACGGTTCATCGCTTAAGAACCTTCAGGTCATCGTCGACGCCACCCTTCCTGATTATCAATTCATCGAGAAAGCAACCACAGGTTCTTCTGTCAGTATCATAGGAAAGTTGGTTCAGTCGCAAGGGAAGGGACAAAGTTGGGAGGTGACTGCCGAACAGTTGGAAGTGATCGGGGAGGCAGGTGAGGACTACCCACTGCAAAAGAAGGGACACTCATTGGAGTTTCTGCGGGAGAACGCTCATCTGCGTTCCAGGACCAATTTATTTGGAAGCGTCTTTCGCGTCCGTAGTCGTGTTGCATACGCCATTCATCAATTCTTTCAGGAAAAAGATTTTGTTTATATCCATACGCCCATCATCACAGCGAGTGATTGTGAAGGGGCAGGGGAGTTGTTTCGCGTATCGACCCTGGATTTTAAGAGCCCTCCACAAAAGGAAGGTGAAGTGGATTTTTCAGAAGACTTCTTTGGTCGCCCGACTTACCTCACCGTGAGCGGTCAATTGGAAGCTGAGGTATTCGCAACGGCCCTTTCGAATATTTATACCTTCGGCCCAACTTTCCGTGCCGAGAATTCAAATACAAGTCGCCACGCGAATGAGTTTTGGATGATCGAGCCCGAAGTTGCCTTCTGTGACCTGGAAGGCGACATGGATTTGGCAGAAGCCTTTGTAAAGTTCCTGATCTCCGACACCCTTGAGCATTGTAGTGCCGAGTTGGAATTCTTTAATAGTTTTGTCGATAAAGGACTCCTGGAGAGACTGAAAATTATCACAGACAGACCCTTCGTTAGGATCAGTTATACCGACGCGGTTACCCTGCTTACGGAAAGCGGAAAACAGTTTGAATACCCGGTCAAGTATGGAGCGAATTTACAGTCCGAACATGAACGCTACTTAACCGAAGTGCACTTTCAATGTCCGGTAACGGTTTATGATTATCCCAAAGAAATAAAACCCTTTTACATGCGGGTGAATGACGATGGGAAAACTGTGGCAGCCATGGATGTACTGGTTCCCGGAATCGGTGAGATTGTGGGTGGAAGCCAACGTGAGGAACGCCTTGAGATCCTTGACGCGAATTTTGAAGCCCACCACATATCCAAAGAGGATTACTGGTGGTACCGTGACCTCCGTCGCTATGGCTCGGTCCCGCACAGCGGATTCGGTCTAGGCTTTGAAAGAATGCTCATGCTGGTAACAGGTGTAGCGAACATCCGCGATGTCATCCCCTTCGCCCGGACCCCTGGCAACGCGGAGTTTTAA
- a CDS encoding TonB family protein yields the protein MNSVIKLAVVITLLSPVGLFAEDCEVSCCKAPTVVNYSKPEIPADMLKSGETAEIVLRCAIDEKGQLIGVKTLSTSHDKLEAVVLAAVQHWTFDASLEKGEPQRATVNIPFKFTVASK from the coding sequence ATGAATTCTGTAATTAAGTTAGCGGTAGTAATTACCCTCCTCTCCCCGGTAGGTCTGTTTGCGGAAGATTGCGAAGTATCCTGCTGTAAAGCGCCAACCGTTGTTAATTACTCTAAACCTGAGATTCCGGCCGATATGCTTAAATCGGGTGAAACGGCTGAAATTGTTCTTCGTTGTGCTATTGATGAAAAAGGACAATTAATCGGAGTTAAAACCTTATCAACATCCCATGATAAATTGGAAGCTGTGGTTCTCGCAGCCGTTCAACATTGGACCTTTGATGCATCCCTGGAAAAGGGTGAGCCCCAGCGAGCGACCGTTAATATACCTTTCAAATTCACAGTGGCCTCTAAGTAG
- a CDS encoding TonB-dependent receptor, with the protein MLKNKRLGLFNSLLGVLLTTIISYGQNETGTISGKIIDKDFGDGLRGVLVKVEGLETDFIYSDLEGRYVVRNVPMGTYTLIYEKKNYQTARIADVEVIASEVFSLDVPLQAIGADFTLDVFEITVDQMVSQNVVLLADRQRSASLSDALSSEDFSRASAGDAAEAMTKITGVNIVDGKYAVVRGLGDRYSNTLMNGAVLPSNDPSKKSVQLDIIPSDLLEKIVTTKSFTPDKPGDFTGGSVEITTKPFPDEFVLTASVGLGFNEATGENILGIPGRDMDFLGDTDDALPATIPPTPGEYALATRFKTTDEAKSLFRDLHRSGWYPVRKKADPNLSFGATVGDSKSVFTSGNFGYLVSFTYDHNYDLIDNKRSERWIGTPEELRPKNGFDITESDEEISWGGLINLALLPNPEHEVSYNFIINTKSSDSVVFGDNGFENTTNVVEPGLPVGSFNLPTGRDAAAEFLNITRLQHSVKELNLHQFKGKHVFPAFSEMELNWSANFSETSEENPDKRTFTNLKYAYPDGAANSLFLSENPKFPFKSYDNLVDDKTNYTIDLTFPLNISALNSGEIKLGAFTSESDRNSIGRYFSATGSNGIVSNTDSKIEFYQRFEEDVWIDQSFDPGNGKFRPGQVTFIEQTSRQGNVQSYSGTEKIDAYYLMADLQFKNNLRFIFGARNEKTDMDVATVDDFVNQALRNSGAIDNDKWLPAFHAVYPLGEDKTQNLRFSYGKTLARPTFREFSPFRVEDSQSGEIYTGNPDLELTFTNNFDLRWEWFIGEVDLLAFGFYYKDFSNPIVQTVSSGVNANPLYSWENAPAGTIAGAEFEVRKSVGDFWSVGGNVTYIDSEIDPLDMDASGTIFEGQPEYILNFNVGYNNPDNGWAANVFVNHVAETLRYIGETVPNIFEDAYSSVDLNASKSIGRWTIKFTAKNVTDQRRQFFYDGINEKPVYESWKPGPSYSLSASYRH; encoded by the coding sequence ATGCTTAAAAATAAACGGCTTGGTTTATTTAATTCTCTATTGGGAGTTCTATTGACCACAATAATTTCATACGGACAAAACGAGACCGGAACCATATCTGGAAAAATCATCGACAAAGATTTTGGCGATGGGTTACGAGGCGTTTTAGTAAAGGTGGAAGGGCTGGAAACAGATTTCATTTATTCCGACCTGGAAGGACGATATGTGGTGCGTAATGTCCCGATGGGTACTTACACGCTGATCTACGAAAAAAAGAATTATCAGACAGCTCGGATCGCAGATGTCGAAGTCATCGCGTCTGAAGTATTTTCATTGGATGTTCCGCTTCAAGCCATAGGCGCTGACTTTACCCTGGATGTCTTTGAAATTACCGTCGATCAGATGGTTTCCCAGAACGTTGTTCTGCTTGCCGACCGGCAACGGTCAGCCTCACTTAGCGATGCGTTGAGCTCTGAAGACTTTTCGCGTGCCAGTGCGGGTGATGCAGCCGAGGCCATGACAAAAATTACAGGTGTGAATATCGTCGATGGCAAATACGCGGTCGTGCGCGGCTTGGGTGACCGTTACTCAAACACCTTGATGAACGGTGCTGTTCTACCAAGTAACGATCCCAGTAAAAAGTCGGTTCAACTCGATATCATTCCCTCAGACCTTTTAGAGAAAATTGTTACCACCAAATCATTTACGCCTGACAAGCCGGGAGACTTTACGGGTGGTTCAGTAGAGATAACAACCAAGCCCTTCCCCGACGAATTCGTCCTAACGGCGAGTGTCGGGTTAGGCTTTAATGAGGCTACAGGGGAAAATATATTGGGAATTCCGGGAAGGGATATGGATTTTCTCGGCGATACGGATGATGCCCTACCGGCAACCATTCCTCCTACACCGGGCGAGTACGCTCTGGCTACTCGTTTCAAAACCACTGATGAAGCAAAGTCATTGTTTCGGGATTTGCATCGTTCGGGATGGTATCCAGTAAGGAAAAAAGCCGACCCAAATCTTTCGTTTGGAGCCACTGTAGGGGATAGTAAATCCGTCTTCACCTCGGGTAACTTTGGCTATCTGGTCAGTTTCACCTACGACCACAACTATGATCTGATCGACAACAAGCGTTCCGAGCGCTGGATTGGTACGCCCGAAGAACTTCGGCCCAAGAATGGATTCGATATTACAGAATCAGATGAAGAGATCAGTTGGGGAGGACTCATCAACCTCGCCTTGCTTCCTAATCCGGAGCATGAAGTTTCCTACAACTTTATAATCAATACCAAGAGTAGCGATTCCGTTGTTTTTGGTGACAATGGGTTTGAAAATACGACTAATGTAGTTGAGCCAGGATTGCCAGTTGGATCCTTTAATCTGCCGACGGGGAGGGATGCCGCCGCTGAGTTTTTAAATATCACCCGCTTGCAGCACTCGGTTAAGGAGTTGAACCTCCACCAATTTAAAGGGAAGCACGTGTTTCCAGCGTTCTCCGAAATGGAGCTCAATTGGTCGGCCAATTTTTCAGAAACCTCGGAGGAAAATCCAGACAAGCGAACCTTTACAAACCTGAAATATGCCTATCCTGATGGAGCTGCCAATTCACTATTCCTGTCTGAGAATCCGAAATTTCCCTTCAAGTCGTATGATAACCTGGTCGACGACAAAACGAACTACACAATCGACCTGACCTTTCCTCTCAATATTTCCGCTCTGAATTCAGGAGAGATTAAGTTGGGAGCGTTCACCTCGGAATCAGACAGAAACTCGATTGGACGCTACTTTTCGGCGACAGGGTCCAATGGCATTGTAAGTAATACGGATTCCAAGATAGAGTTTTATCAACGCTTCGAGGAAGACGTCTGGATCGATCAAAGTTTTGATCCGGGAAATGGGAAATTCCGACCGGGGCAGGTGACCTTCATTGAGCAGACAAGTCGCCAGGGAAATGTGCAGTCCTATTCGGGAACCGAGAAAATTGATGCCTACTACCTGATGGCTGACCTCCAGTTCAAAAACAACCTCCGATTCATTTTCGGTGCCCGTAATGAAAAAACGGATATGGATGTCGCTACAGTGGATGATTTTGTCAATCAGGCGCTTCGTAACTCCGGTGCGATTGATAATGACAAGTGGCTACCCGCTTTCCATGCCGTCTATCCTCTCGGAGAAGATAAAACTCAGAATCTGAGATTCTCATACGGCAAGACGCTTGCCCGTCCTACCTTCCGGGAGTTTTCACCTTTCCGGGTGGAAGATTCGCAGAGCGGGGAAATTTATACTGGCAATCCGGATCTGGAACTCACTTTTACCAACAACTTTGACCTGCGTTGGGAATGGTTTATCGGTGAAGTAGACTTGCTCGCATTTGGCTTCTACTACAAAGACTTCTCCAATCCAATTGTTCAAACCGTATCCAGCGGCGTAAACGCGAACCCGCTCTACTCCTGGGAAAACGCTCCGGCTGGAACCATCGCTGGTGCCGAATTTGAAGTAAGAAAATCAGTAGGAGATTTTTGGAGTGTTGGAGGAAACGTCACCTACATCGATTCCGAGATTGATCCTTTAGATATGGATGCTTCTGGAACCATTTTTGAAGGACAACCGGAATACATTCTCAATTTTAATGTCGGTTACAACAACCCGGACAATGGTTGGGCCGCCAATGTGTTTGTTAACCATGTAGCCGAGACCTTGAGGTATATTGGCGAAACGGTTCCAAATATTTTCGAAGACGCATATTCTTCCGTCGATCTGAATGCGTCCAAATCCATCGGTCGTTGGACGATCAAGTTTACCGCCAAGAATGTCACAGATCAACGCCGACAATTCTTCTACGACGGCATCAATGAAAAACCGGTGTATGAATCCTGGAAACCAGGTCCGTCCTACAGTCTTAGCGCCTCCTACCGGCACTAA
- a CDS encoding type III pantothenate kinase, producing MLLCLDIGNTTIHGGVFKGEELILHFRKTSETRNSSDEFGIFLRSILRENNLAPEEISQIALCSVVPSLLHAIRNASYKFFNVEPFVLQAGIKTGLKIKYRNPLEVGADRIATAIAATNLFPKRNIIVVDFGTATTFCAITATKEYLGGAIIPGIAISMEALEKRTAKLPSVEIVQPGEAVGRSTVESIQAGLFYSQVGTVKELTRRFSEESFPDNKPVIVGTGGYARLFENENLFDKIVPNLVLNGLYLAYHLNQ from the coding sequence ATGTTACTTTGTTTAGATATCGGAAATACCACCATTCATGGTGGCGTCTTTAAAGGGGAGGAACTCATTTTGCATTTCAGAAAAACCTCCGAAACGAGGAATTCATCTGACGAGTTTGGGATTTTTCTACGCAGCATACTTCGCGAAAATAACCTGGCTCCGGAAGAGATCTCACAAATTGCCCTTTGTTCTGTGGTTCCGTCGCTGCTTCACGCCATTCGCAACGCAAGCTACAAGTTTTTCAATGTTGAACCCTTTGTGCTGCAGGCAGGAATAAAAACGGGTCTTAAGATTAAGTATCGAAACCCACTCGAAGTCGGTGCAGATCGTATTGCGACAGCCATCGCCGCAACAAATCTATTTCCAAAAAGAAACATTATCGTAGTCGATTTTGGAACGGCCACGACCTTCTGCGCTATCACCGCCACCAAAGAATATTTGGGCGGTGCCATAATACCGGGAATCGCCATATCGATGGAGGCCCTTGAAAAACGAACTGCAAAATTACCGTCTGTCGAAATAGTCCAACCAGGTGAGGCTGTGGGTCGATCCACCGTTGAAAGCATTCAGGCGGGATTGTTTTACTCGCAGGTGGGAACCGTGAAAGAATTAACCCGGCGATTCTCTGAAGAATCTTTCCCCGATAACAAACCGGTTATCGTAGGAACAGGTGGATATGCCCGCCTCTTTGAAAACGAAAATCTTTTTGATAAGATCGTCCCGAATCTTGTGCTTAACGGTCTTTATTTGGCCTATCATCTGAATCAATAG
- the coaBC gene encoding bifunctional phosphopantothenoylcysteine decarboxylase/phosphopantothenate--cysteine ligase CoaBC codes for MSPSKILFKLSGSIACYKACNLISKWVKDGHEVQTVATEAALKFVGASTLEGLSGKPVFHDLFESGKQMAHINLVKWADVTVLCPGTANTINKFAQGLGDDLISSLFLAHDFSKPYFIAPAMNTAIYNHPATQAAIHKLQTWGVRILPTGEGRLACGDIGEGKLLEPELIAESIEQALAKPANGSDRKLRFLITSGGTEEPIDGVRSISNFSSGRTGVEFAEHLFEQGHDVTLLRAQRALAPEKPVQQVTFKSFHDLDRNLKELLSGQSFDCVIHLAAVSDYSVDHLLINGEKIAPGSDTKFSSDHDITLNLARNYKIVDRIHQYSKNAKVLLIAFKLTNNASEEERGKAVLHLLEHSLADIVVQNDLTEVDPLNGKHRAALYLGNRLTQRVENKRELIQSVERLILESFKDQE; via the coding sequence ATGTCTCCATCAAAAATACTATTTAAACTGTCCGGCTCAATTGCCTGCTACAAGGCCTGCAATCTCATTTCGAAATGGGTGAAGGACGGCCATGAAGTGCAAACCGTTGCCACTGAAGCCGCATTAAAATTCGTCGGAGCCTCCACCCTGGAAGGCCTGAGTGGCAAGCCGGTCTTTCACGATCTCTTTGAGTCCGGCAAGCAAATGGCACATATCAATTTGGTGAAATGGGCCGATGTCACGGTGCTCTGTCCGGGCACGGCCAATACCATTAACAAGTTTGCCCAAGGCTTGGGAGACGATCTTATAAGTAGCCTCTTTCTTGCCCATGATTTTAGCAAACCGTACTTCATCGCTCCGGCAATGAATACCGCGATTTATAATCATCCGGCGACGCAAGCTGCCATACATAAATTACAAACCTGGGGAGTTCGCATTCTTCCAACCGGGGAGGGGCGATTGGCCTGTGGCGATATTGGTGAGGGCAAATTACTTGAGCCTGAGCTCATCGCTGAGTCGATCGAACAAGCGTTGGCTAAACCGGCCAATGGGTCGGACCGAAAACTGCGATTCTTAATTACATCAGGCGGAACGGAGGAGCCGATCGATGGAGTGCGATCCATATCCAATTTTTCGAGCGGGAGAACTGGAGTTGAATTTGCTGAACACCTTTTCGAGCAAGGTCACGATGTTACCTTGCTTCGTGCGCAGCGTGCGTTGGCACCTGAAAAACCGGTCCAGCAAGTTACTTTTAAATCGTTCCATGATCTCGATCGAAATCTCAAGGAACTACTTTCCGGTCAGAGTTTTGACTGCGTGATTCATTTGGCCGCAGTGAGTGATTATTCTGTGGATCATTTACTGATCAATGGGGAGAAGATTGCTCCGGGTTCTGACACCAAGTTTAGCTCCGACCATGACATTACGCTCAACCTGGCTCGCAACTACAAGATTGTTGATCGCATCCATCAGTATAGCAAAAATGCCAAAGTGCTTTTGATTGCTTTCAAGCTAACTAACAATGCTTCTGAAGAGGAACGTGGAAAGGCGGTGCTTCATCTACTTGAGCATTCTCTTGCCGACATCGTAGTTCAAAATGACCTCACAGAAGTGGACCCTCTAAACGGTAAACACCGGGCCGCACTCTATTTGGGTAACCGATTGACCCAGCGAGTTGAGAATAAGCGCGAACTCATACAATCCGTTGAGCGGCTTATTTTGGAATCCTTTAAAGACCAGGAATAA